TCCCATGATCCGGGGCTTTGCAACCAACCGATTATTATATACCGTTGACGGAGTTCGGATGAATTCCGCCATCTTTAGAGCGGGGAATATTCAAAATGTTATTTCATTGGATCCATTTGCCATTGAAAATACAGAGGTTTTCTTCGGACCGGGGTCTATCATTTACGGGAGCGATGCTATCGGTGGTGTCATGAGCTTTCAGACCTTAACTCCGCAAATGTCCTCGACGGAACAATTATTGATCAATGGCAAAGCAGTAAGCAGATATTCATCGGCAAATGATGAAATCACAAATCATTTTGATGTAAATATCGGTTGGAATAAATGGGCATCAGTTAGCAGTATGACCTATTCGAAATATGGTAATTTGAGAATGGGAAAAAATGGCCCCGCTGAATATCTCAAACAATTCTATGTGCAAAGAATAGACAGTATTGACAGAGTTGTTGAGAATCTTGATCCCAGGGTTCAGAACCCAACAGCATATTCCCAAATCAATTTCATGCAAAAATTTCGCTTCACGCCGACCATAAATTGGGATATAGAATATGGATTTCATTTTTCTGAAACCTCCGAGTTTTCGCGGTATGATCGTCTTATTGAAAAACAAAGCAACGGCCTGCCTGTCTCGGCTGTATGGAACTATGGTCCGCAAATTTGGAGTATGAATAATTTGTCAATAGCATATACCGGGCCCAACAAATTGTACGATGGAGTTACATTGCGCCTGGCGCATCAGTATTTTGAAGAGAGCAGGATTGATCGGAGATTCAATCATCATCGTTTGCGTAATAATGCAGAGCAAGTCCAGGCATATTCTGCGAATTTGGATTTTGAAAAAAACATCAATAAGCATCGTTTATATTATGGTCTTGAATATGTTTTAAATGATGTAAAATCTAGAGGGACAGCTACTGATATCAGAAGTGGAAATCCAATTCTCGTACCCGATAGATACCCTGCATCCACGTGGACGAGTTATGCCGCTTATGGAAATTATCAATATCTCGCATCCGATTGATTATTATTGCAAGCCGGTTTGAGATTTGGAGCTTTTGATATTCAATCGGATTTTGCAAGGCATCTCGATTTTTTTCCATTTGATTTTGTGGAATCAAATGTTAAGAATTCTGCAATTATTGGAAGTGTGGGTATGGTTTGCAGACCCGAGGAAAGTTTTAAAATCAGCATCAATGCAAGTACTGGATTTCGTGCACCAAATGTCGATGACATCGGGAAAATATTTGATTTTGTTTCCGGTGAAGTCATCGTTCCCAATACTTCATTAAAAGCAGAACACGCTTACAATGCAGAGATAGGCATTACTAAAATATTTGGTGACAGATTAAAGTTTGAGTTGGCCTGTTTTTATACTTATCTGAATGCTGCAATGGTTCGAAGAGCGTTTCAAGTCAATGGACAGGATAGTATTTTGTATGATGGGGAATTGAGTAAAGTATATGCCATTCAGAACGCAGCTTATGGAAAAGTTTATGGATTTAATGCCGGGCTTGAAATCAAATTGGGCAAAGGTTTTAGTTTGATTTCAAAATATAATATTCAAGTCGGAAAAGAAGAAATGGACAATGGGGAAGTTAAACCCTCCAGACATGCTGCACCTGCATTTGGATTGAGCTCTTTGGCATTTCACAAAAACAAATTGGACATGCAAGTTTATGCGACATATAGTGCAGGAGTTCGTTTCGAAGATTTGAATCCGGAAGAACAAGGCAAGCCCGCTATTTATGCTATAGATGCCAACGGAAATCCTTTTTCGCCTTCATGGTATACGCTTAATTTTAAAGCAATGTACCAATTGCATCAAAATTGGTCTGTAAGCTCAGGTATTGAAAACATAACAGATCAGCGTTACAAAACTTATAGTTCTGGATTGGTTGCTCCCGGAAGAAATTTTGTCATTGCCTTGAGGGCGCAGTTTTAATGATATGCCTCGTTAGGTGAAAAATATCGTTAGCCAATATGGAATGCGATTATTCGCCACAAAGTCACAAAGACGCGAAGCACCACGAAGTGGAAAAACTTAGTGGGCCTTAGTGTCTTTGCGTCTTCGGGGCACAGATGAAGCCTAAAGCTCAAAGCCCTAGCCCAAAGCCTAAAGCCTAAAGCCCAAAGCTCTTTAATGCAATATTAATAATCGCTTATTTTCTATTCCTTTGTGATCCTTTGTGCCTTCGTGGCAATAACAAGCCGAACAGAGCTCCGACCTTTAATAAATATCGAATCCTAAAAAGAAGATCTCGAAAAAGCGAGGCCACAAAGTCACGAAGACACAAAGTACCACGAAGTGGAAAACTTAGTGGTCCTTAGTGCCTTAGCGCCTTCGTGGCAATAAAAAGCCCAATAGAATTCCGAACATTAATAAATATCGTATAAAATGAAGATCTCGAAAAAGCGAGGCCACAAAGTCACGAAGACACAAAGTACCACAAAGTGGAAAGCTTAGTGGTCCTTAGTGCCTTAGCGCCTTCGTGGCTATCTTAAACACCCTACGAAGCCCAAAATAAAATATTTAAAAATCAACAACATATTTATTTAACTTTGCGTTTCAAAGTACTTTTAATATCAATTGAATGAAGCAAGCAAATGAACCCATAGAAACCTTAAAAGAAATCCGGTCCTTAATGGAGCGCTCGTCCAGATTCCTGTCATTGAGCGGACTGTCGGGCGTGATTGCCGGGATGGCAGCATTAGCAGGGATTGCCGCCATTTATAGTTTCCTGGGACTTTCCTTTGATGAAGCCGGATATCATCGTTTCCTCAACGTTGAGTCCAATCCAAATGCATATTACTTTATTGGGATCATTCTTCTGACCGTGTTGCTGGTCTCCATTGCTGCAGCCACCTGGCTTACCATCCGGAAAGCAAATCAGGATGGCCAGTCTATTTGGGATCCTACCGCTAAAAGACTGTTGTTGAATTTATGTATACCACTCATCGTCGGAGGCGTGTATTGCATCATTCTTTTATATCATCAGCAAATAAAATTTATAATGCCACTAACATTGATATTCTATGGCTTAGCACTAATCAATGCAAGTAAATACACCATGGCACACATTCGCTATTTAGGTTTCGTCCAAATTTGTATTGGTTTGTTGGCTTCTTTATTTTTAGAATACGGCTTACTGTTCTGGGCCTTGGGTTTTGGACTCGTGCATATAACGTATGGGATCATTAGCTACTATAAATACGAAGCGTGAAAAATTTCATCGAAGATTTAAATAAGGCCTTTGAAAGCAGGGTGCGCCTGGGCATCATGTCAATCCTGATGGTCAACGATTCGGTCGATTTCAACACCCTCAAAGAGCATTTGCAAATCACCGATGGCAATTTGGCCAGCCACATTCAGGCATTGGAAAAATTGAAATACATCTTGGTCAAAAAACAATTTGTAGGTAAGAAGCCAAATACCTCATATGCCGCTTCAAAATCCGGTAAAAGAGCATTTGGCGAGCATCTCGATGCTCTTGAAAAACTGATCCGGAAATCAAATTGAATTTTTTTATTTATTAACTTTGAAAAACAAAGTACTTTTTAAAAATATTAAACTGAATTTAAAAATGGAAACACAAAACACTTCAGCAATCCCGCCGATGAGAACCGAAATTCTAAATAATCTGGATGCACCCGGGGAACTTGAAAAATTGTACCGGAAAGATAAATCCCAATTCAAAAGGGAATTCAACCATTTATATCCCGAAATCAAAGCTTCCAAATCAGCTCCATTTTGGAACGAACGTTTAAATTTTGAAAACGAAGGTATATCCTGGGGCTCTTCAAAGGAATTGCTCTTGGTATTGCTGGCCATTATTGTTTCGGGATTAATTGCAAAAATTCCCCACTTTACGGGCATTTCAGAGGATTATTTTTATCCCCGCAATTTGGGCTTTGCGGTGTTTCCAACTTTGACGTTTTACCTCGCCTGGAAAACCGTTTGTCTTCTAAAAGTCTGGGTATTGTTTTTTAATTTTCCTGATTTCTGTTATCTACATCAATACGCTCCCCAATATTTTGCCCAGCGATACCTTGATTCTTGCCTGTATTCATTTGCCCCTTGTGCTTTGGGCTGTCCTTGCTTATGTTTTCACCGGGTCAGCGCTGATGGATGTTCACAAACGTTTGGATTTTCTCCGGTTCAACGGCGAACTCCTGGTGATCGCAGCGATTAAGTTGATTTGCGGGGGATTACTAACGGTTGTTAGTTTCGGACTCTTCGAACTTATAGGCATTAATGTAGAGCCATTTTTTGAAAAATACATCCTCGCATTTGGTCTCCCTGCAGTTCCCATATTGGGAGCGTATCTGGTACAATCGAATCCGCAACTGGTCAAAATGATAGCACCCGTAGTGGCCAAAATCTTTACGCCCCTCGTGATCGTCATGCTCATCGTTTATCTCATAGCAGTGGTGTACTCAGGGAAAGACCCCTATAATGACAGGGAATTTCTTCTCTTATTTAATGTATTGCTCATCGGCGTTATGGCACTTGTATTTTTTTCAATTTCAGCGGATCCACACAATTCAACAAGTAAGTCCGGACATTATTTATTATTAGCCTTAACCGGCATCACCATTATTGTAAATGCAATTGCGCTTTCAGCCATTCTCTTCCGAATTTCAGAATGGGGCTTGACTCCCAACCGAATGGCTGTTATGGGTTCGAATGTTTTGATGTTGTTGCATTTATGTCTGCTCACCTATCAACTCTTTCAAAGTGTTAAAGAGAAATTTATAAGCTCAAGAGTTGAAATCGCTATTGCAAGGTATTTGCCTATATATCTTGTTTGGGCTTTGATTGTAATTTTTATATTTCCTTTGTTGTTTCATTTTCAATAGCTTTAGGATTTGCGTAAGTTCATTTTGCGACAATGGTTTAAGTAAGGCCTCATATACTTTTGAATTGTTTTTATAAACCAAGTTTAATTATTAAATTTGAGATCTTAAAAGTAAATATATGCCCATAAATATTTCGGGTTTTCAAGAAGTTTTTGACATTCTCAAAGAATTAGTTTCTGGTGTTAAATCTGCCCTCCAAATACCTGAGAAGCATCGGAAAGAAATGCTGGAAGCGGTAGCAGATACTGCAGAACTAGTTGACGAAACGCTTACCATTCTTAAGCAACATCTCACCGGAGTTATTTCTGAATTGAAGTTTGGAGATCAACAAAAGGCCAAGCAGTTAATCAGTGAATTAGGAAGTTTTCCGGGATGGGAAACTAAGTACCGTCAATTTCAACTTTGCGATAAACTTCGGGAGGCGAGTTTTAATCTGGAAAGGAGAGGGCTTTATGCCTTGTTGAATCGATTGATTTATAATGATCCTGATTTGATTAAACAGAAAATGTGGGACTATATAGGCGGTGAAGCCAATGCTGCAAATTCAGTAGGTACGCTGCTGCTCGAACTTTCGAGTCTTGATGCCAAAGTGGATTCAGAATTTGATACAGTCGTAAATTCAATGGAGCAAGCTCGTAATGAAGTTAGTAAATGGAGGCAGGTGTTTATCGATTTTGAAAAAGAATTGAGAGCATAAATTGATGGGAGATCAAATAATGGATTATATACATTGAAAATTCGACTTGTGATTTGTCCTGGAAGTAGGATTAATGTAAGTTTTTACTGGGATTGTATAACGTCAACACACATTGCTTATCGGATATTTGCATTGTTGGGATAGATAAGTCTCAGAAGAAAATCAGTATCATGAAAAACTTAATTCAAATTTTATTGATGAGTGCCTTGTTCTTTGGGCTCATACCCGCTTTGTCAGCGCAATTGACAGCATCTGTCGATGCCATTCCCGAGCGAAAAGAAGAAATAAAAATATCTGAAGCGGATGTTGCTAAAACTTTGAATGCAAGGCTGACGGAAATTAAAAAAATGGATAAAAGAGGATTATCAGCCATCCAAAAAAAGGAATTACGCGATGAGGTGAAAGCCATAAAATCAGAACTCAAAGCAAATGGAGGAGGTGTTTATCTTTCTCTTGGTGGCATTCTACTCATAATATTATTGTTAGTGCTTTTGCTTTAAGGTAATTTTGTGTTTAAATAACACTTTTATAAACGAATGAAGTCATTTAAGCACTTGAGGTAGAAGAGTTTGAGCTTTGTATGAGTAATCCATTTTATTAAATCGGAAAATACTTATTGATAATAAAATTCGTATTATAAAATGCTTTTTTCTACCTGCATAGACAAAGGTTCTTGTTTTGGTATTTGAAATCCAACAGTTACTTCCATATAGTAAAATTAACAATGAATGCAACGACTGCTCTGTTCCTCGCACATTCATTCATAAATCATTCTCTCGTAATAATTTTTTAAAAAAATATAGTACCACATGCAAACAAAAGTACCCGGCCTGATATTAATTATCATTGGTGTTATTATGATTGCTTATAATGGCTTTAATTATCAAACGACTGAGAAATTGGTTGAAATAGGGCCTGTACAAATAGAAACAAAAAAGAATAACTTTGTAGAATTGTCGCCATACTTGGGTGCTGTTTTATTGGTAGCGGGTATTTTCTTACTCTTGCGCACGAAAAAAGTTTTAGCTTAAACAATCATCTAAATAAATTCTTAAAAATCAGTTATGCCAATTTTCAATGTTTTAATCGTATTAATTGTTGCTGGTTTTGTTCTCTGGCTGATTAATAATTATATTCCCATGGACAACAAAATTAAAAACATACTCAATACAGTAGCTGTCATTGTAGTAATACTTTGGTTGCTGCAGGTTTTCGGACTTATAGATTTCCTAAAGAGTATCAAAGTGTAAAATCACTTCGGAATTACATTTATTTCACCTTATAAATATGAATCAATATGAGAACATTTACATTTATGAAACAAATAAATTTCATATTTTACTATAGCCTTTCAATTCTATTGCTGCTTGCGCTTCCATCTTGTGCTAAAAAATAGCCTTCCTAAATTCATCTGTAGTGCCTGCTGCACAAGGTAATGTAACTATGAAGGTAGACAAGAATAAGAATTATAGCATTGATATGGAAATCTATAATTTGGCTGAACCAGACAGGTTACAACCCCCGGCAAGATATACATCGTTTGGATGGAGACGGATCAGGATATGACCAAAAATATTGGGCAAATAAAAACATCATCGGGTACTTTTTCAAAAGGGCTAAAAGCATCTTTTCAAACAGTCACGTCCACAAAACCCACGAAAATATTTATCACTGCTGAAGATGATCCTAATACCCAGGTTCCCAACTGGAAAGTGGTCTTATCCACTTCCCATTTTTAATGTTTAAATTCACATTTTAAAGAATAATTTTCATATGCCACTATTAAATATACTTATTGTGCTGATTGTTGTTGGAGTCATATTATGGCTTGTTAATAACTTTGTACCAATGGATCAAAAGATCAAAAGTATCCTCAATGTTGTTGCCGTTATTATTGTCATCATGTGGTTGTTGAGGGCATTTGGTATTGTTTCGATTTGACAAGGTTCAGGTTTTGATTTTTGAAATTTTTATAGCTTTCATGAATTTGTAAAGCTCTGCAACTGTGATTTGCATGCAATGTAAATCCATCGGCACTTTAAAAGACCTTAGCGCTTTCAATCAGCAATTCTGGCTTTTTACGGAGATCCTTACAGATTTCTGAAGTTGGGAGTCTATTGAAAAATAAAACACGAGCCTTTCTTATAATAGATAGGGATGATGCCGTAGGAGATCAAAAGCAATTCTTGAGCAGTGATTAGCTGTTTTTGAGTTTGAGGTTAATAGGGATAAAACTATTAATACATATCATTTATAAACTCCAACGTACGTCTGTAAATGTTCTCATTGATGATCGGGTATCATAGATGCCATTCGCGATCTAATAGGAAAAGGACTCCGTTTTAAAATCCCGTTGATAAATATGAATTTGTTTTAAAATTCATTGATTTTATTGAAGAATATTGGACCTGTTTGCGGATGTGTTGCAAACAGGTTTTTTTTGATGGAGACGGTATGCCGCGAAAGGTAAGCAAACCCTGCCCTTAAGTCGGAATCTTTATATTGGATTTGTTGTGAGGTTCATGCTTTGGTGGTAGATTGGTTGTTTTTCTGATGAACTACAGGGCCACAAAATCTTCTTGGGATCAGCGCGTGATCATTACAACCAGATCCATTTAAATTTAATCAGCCACTGCTGAAGCAGATGTCTTAAACTTTCATTTAATCTTTATTTGTGTTGTGGAGTCAACGGATGTAATATCAGAATTATAAGCAAGTTGTGTTTACTGACAGGTAATGGGCTAGCTCATTAGATGGTGATATCCTTGGTCTTGAAGATAAATAGAAGAGTCCAATGTTCCGGAAGCAACATTGGATTCTTTTCATTTTTTTAGAAAGATAAGATGCGATCTTAATTTTAGTAGAGCGACTCGACAGGCACGAATCCTAAAATTCCCGGAGTTGTTTATTCATTAGGATTCTACCCACAGATTTCAAAACCTGTAACCGAGCGAAAGACCAAATCC
The genomic region above belongs to Saprospiraceae bacterium and contains:
- a CDS encoding transcriptional regulator, producing MKNFIEDLNKAFESRVRLGIMSILMVNDSVDFNTLKEHLQITDGNLASHIQALEKLKYILVKKQFVGKKPNTSYAASKSGKRAFGEHLDALEKLIRKSN